In Brassica rapa cultivar Chiifu-401-42 chromosome A06, CAAS_Brap_v3.01, whole genome shotgun sequence, a single window of DNA contains:
- the LOC103874182 gene encoding uncharacterized protein LOC103874182, whose translation MSLRIKVVVDKFVEELKQALDADIQDRIMKEREMQSYIEEREREVAEREAAWKAELSRRETEIARQEARLKMERENLEKEKSVLMGTASNQDNQDGALEITVSGEKYRCLRFSKAKK comes from the exons ATGTCTCTGAGGATAAAAGTGGTGGTGGATAAGTTTGTGGAGGAGCTAAAGCAAGCTCTGGACGCCGATATACAAGATCGGATCATGAAGGAGAGGGAGATGCAGAGCTACATCGAGGAGCGAGAGCGCGAAGTCGCTGAGCGAGAAGCCGCCTGGAAAGCTGAGCTCTCTCGCCGCGAG ACGGAGATCGCTAGACAGGAAGCGAGGTTGAAGATGGAGAGAGAGAATCTGGAGAAGGAGAAGAGCGTTCTCATGGGGACTGCGTCGAACCAGGATAATCAAGACGGCGCTCTGGAGATTACTGTCAGCGGTGAGAAGTATCGGTGTCTTAGATTCTCCAAGGCCAAGAAATGA
- the LOC103874184 gene encoding damage-control phosphatase At2g17340 isoform X2: MEMVPFPLIPKPIEVNYRACTIPYRFPSDNPKIATPTEISWINVFANSIPSFKKRAESDTTVSDAPARAQQFAERYGGILEDWKKDPESHGGPPDGVSLGRAREHLLRELGFMDIFKKVKDEENAKAISLFPEVVSLSDAIEDEGERLQNLVRGMFAGNIFDLGSAQLAEVFSRDGLSFLATSQNLVPRPWVIDDLDSFQSNWFKNHWKKAVIFVDNSGADIILGILPFAREMLRRGMQVVLAANDLPAINDVTYTELTEILSQLNDEDGQLIGVDTSNLQVANSGNDLAVIDLSRVSQELADISADADLVIIEGMGRGIETNLYAQFKCDSLKIGMVGEAY, from the exons ATGGAGATGGTACCGTTTCCACTAATACCGAAGCCAATAGAAGTAAACTACAGGGCTTGCACCATTCCTTACAGATTCCCTTCGGATAATCCCAAGATTGCCACTCCCACTGAGATCTCCTGGATCAACGTCTTCGCCAACTCCATCCCTTCTTTCaa GAAACGTGCAGAAAGTGATACAACTGTTTCAGATGCTCCTGCAAGAGCTCAACAATTTGCAGAAAG ATATGGGGGAATTCTAGAAGACTGGAAGAAAGATCCAGAGAGCCATGGCGGTCCACCAGATGGCGTT AGTCTCGGCAGAGCTCGTGAGCATTTACTCAGAGAGTTAGGATTCATGGACATATTCAAGAAAGTGAAG GATGAAGAGAACGCAAAGGCTATATCTCTGTTTCCTGAAGTTGTCAGTCTGAGTGATGCTATTGAAGATGAAGGAGAGCGTTTACAAAATTTGGTGAGAGGGATGTTTGCTGGTAACATCTTCGATCTTGGTTCTGCTCAG cttgCTGAGGTGTTTTCAAGAGATGGTTTATCTTTCTTGGCTACCTCTCAAAACTTGGTTCCGAGACCTTGGGTCATTGATGACTTGGACAGCTTCCAATCCAACTGGTTCAAGAACCACTGGAAGAAG GCAGTGATTTTTGTTGACAACTCTGGTGCAGACATCATTTTGGGTATACTGCCGTTTGCAAGAGAGATGCTTCGTCGAGGAATGCAG GTGGTGCTGGCTGCTAACGATCTGCCAGCCATCAACGATGTAACATATACCGAGCTTACAGAGATCTTGTCACAG TTGAATGATGAGGATGGCCAACTGATAGGCGTTGATACTTCGAATCTTCAGGTAGCAAATTCAGGGAACGACTTAGCG GTTATAGATCTGTCAAGAGTATCACAGGAGCTTGCTGACATTTCAGCTGATGCAGACTTGGTCATCATAGAAGGCATG GGTCGTGGTATTGAGACTAACCTTTATGCTCAGTTCAAGTGTGATTCTCTCAAGATCGGAATGGTGG GTGAAGCATATTGA
- the LOC103874184 gene encoding damage-control phosphatase At2g17340 isoform X1: MEMVPFPLIPKPIEVNYRACTIPYRFPSDNPKIATPTEISWINVFANSIPSFKKRAESDTTVSDAPARAQQFAERYGGILEDWKKDPESHGGPPDGVSLGRAREHLLRELGFMDIFKKVKDEENAKAISLFPEVVSLSDAIEDEGERLQNLVRGMFAGNIFDLGSAQLAEVFSRDGLSFLATSQNLVPRPWVIDDLDSFQSNWFKNHWKKAVIFVDNSGADIILGILPFAREMLRRGMQVVLAANDLPAINDVTYTELTEILSQLNDEDGQLIGVDTSNLQVANSGNDLAVIDLSRVSQELADISADADLVIIEGMGRGIETNLYAQFKCDSLKIGMVKHIEVAEFLGGRLYDCVFKYNEV, from the exons ATGGAGATGGTACCGTTTCCACTAATACCGAAGCCAATAGAAGTAAACTACAGGGCTTGCACCATTCCTTACAGATTCCCTTCGGATAATCCCAAGATTGCCACTCCCACTGAGATCTCCTGGATCAACGTCTTCGCCAACTCCATCCCTTCTTTCaa GAAACGTGCAGAAAGTGATACAACTGTTTCAGATGCTCCTGCAAGAGCTCAACAATTTGCAGAAAG ATATGGGGGAATTCTAGAAGACTGGAAGAAAGATCCAGAGAGCCATGGCGGTCCACCAGATGGCGTT AGTCTCGGCAGAGCTCGTGAGCATTTACTCAGAGAGTTAGGATTCATGGACATATTCAAGAAAGTGAAG GATGAAGAGAACGCAAAGGCTATATCTCTGTTTCCTGAAGTTGTCAGTCTGAGTGATGCTATTGAAGATGAAGGAGAGCGTTTACAAAATTTGGTGAGAGGGATGTTTGCTGGTAACATCTTCGATCTTGGTTCTGCTCAG cttgCTGAGGTGTTTTCAAGAGATGGTTTATCTTTCTTGGCTACCTCTCAAAACTTGGTTCCGAGACCTTGGGTCATTGATGACTTGGACAGCTTCCAATCCAACTGGTTCAAGAACCACTGGAAGAAG GCAGTGATTTTTGTTGACAACTCTGGTGCAGACATCATTTTGGGTATACTGCCGTTTGCAAGAGAGATGCTTCGTCGAGGAATGCAG GTGGTGCTGGCTGCTAACGATCTGCCAGCCATCAACGATGTAACATATACCGAGCTTACAGAGATCTTGTCACAG TTGAATGATGAGGATGGCCAACTGATAGGCGTTGATACTTCGAATCTTCAGGTAGCAAATTCAGGGAACGACTTAGCG GTTATAGATCTGTCAAGAGTATCACAGGAGCTTGCTGACATTTCAGCTGATGCAGACTTGGTCATCATAGAAGGCATG GGTCGTGGTATTGAGACTAACCTTTATGCTCAGTTCAAGTGTGATTCTCTCAAGATCGGAATG GTGAAGCATATTGAAGTAGCAGAGTTTCTTGGAGGGAGGCTCTATGACTGCGTTTTCAAATACAATGAAGTTTAA